One Rhododendron vialii isolate Sample 1 chromosome 2a, ASM3025357v1 genomic region harbors:
- the LOC131315834 gene encoding uncharacterized protein LOC131315834 isoform X2, producing the protein MDSSSNLTSLPEESFGEEDQLQHQSKETSSAASSAFSSIPNRPPIQASSQKYSPIGWLGYFDQEDDIHIPDSNDVFHLYKAGSGGPVVFCLHGGGYCGLSFALAASKIKEKARVVAMDLRGHGKSSTENELDLSIETLCDDVVAVLNTMYGDTPPAIVLVGHSMGGSVAIQVAAKKALSSLSGLVVVDVVEGTAMASLIHMQKILSSRMQYFSTIEKAIEWSVRGGSLRNIESARVSIPGTLKYDDSKKCYIYRTQLEETEQHWRGWYEGLSEKFLSCPAPKLLLLAGTDRLDRPLTIGQMQGKFQMVVVRHTGHAIQEDVPDEFASLILNFISRNRIGPHGIELPDNLGLG; encoded by the exons TCGGAGAAGAAGATCAACTCCAGCACCAATCCAAGGAGACCAGTAGTGCCGCTTCTTCTGCATTTTCTTCTATTCCTAATCGTCCTCCTATCCA GGCTTCTTCGCAGAAATACTCACCTATTGGTTGGTTGGGCTATTTTGACCAAGAGGATGATATTCACATTCCAGATTCTAATGAT GTCTTTCACTTATATAAGGCAGGATCGGGTGGACCGGTTGTTTTTTGTCTGCATGGAGGCGGCTATTGTGG GCTTTCATTTGCTTTGGCTGCAAGTAAAATTAAGGAGAAAGCAAGGGTAGTAGCCATGGACCTAAGAGGACATGGAAAATCATCCACAGAAAATGAACTAGACCTATCGATAGAG ACTCTATGCGATGACGTGGTTGCTGTTTTGAATACAATGTATGGAGATACTCCTCCTGCAATTGTTCTTGTTGGCCACAG CATGGGAGGCTCAGTTGCGATTCAGGTTGCTGCGAAGAAAGCATTATCTAGCTTGAGTGGTCTGGTTGTTGTCGATGTTGTGGAG GGAACAGCCATGGCATCATTGATTCACATGCAGAAAATTCTATCAAGCAGAATGCAGTACTTTTCAACCATTGAGAAAGCA ATCGAGTGGAGTGTCAGAGGAGGTTCTTTAAGAAACATCGAGTCTGCTCGTGTATCCATCCCCGGCACATTGAAATATGATGATTCCAAAAAATG TTATATTTATCGTACACAGCTGGAAGAAACGGAGCAGCATTGGAGAGGCTG GTATGAAGGCCTTTCAGAAAAGTTTCTGTCGTGTCCTGCCCCAAAGCTCTTGCTGTTAGCTGGAACAGACAGACTGGACAG ACCTCTCACCATTGGTCAAATGCAAGGCAAGTTTCAAATGGTAGTTGTCCGGCACACTGGGCATGCTATACAG GAAGATGTACCTGATGAATTTGCAAGCCTTATACTCAACTTTATTTCTCGCAATCGGATAGGGCCACATGGCATCGAG CTACCAGATAATCTTGGCCTGGGTTAG
- the LOC131315834 gene encoding uncharacterized protein LOC131315834 isoform X6 has translation MDSSSNLTSLPEESFGEEDQLQHQSKETSSAASSAFSSIPNRPPIQASSQKYSPIGWLGYFDQEDDIHIPDSNDVFHLYKAGSGGPVVFCLHGGGYCGLSFALAASKIKEKARVVAMDLRGHGKSSTENELDLSIETLCDDVVAVLNTMYGDTPPAIVLVGHSMGGSVAIQVAAKKALSSLSGLVVVDVVEGTAMASLIHMQKILSSRMQYFSTIEKAIEWSVRGGSLRNIESARVSIPGTLKYDDSKKCYIYRTQLEETEQHWRGWYEGLSEKFLSCPAPKLLLLAGTDRLDR, from the exons TCGGAGAAGAAGATCAACTCCAGCACCAATCCAAGGAGACCAGTAGTGCCGCTTCTTCTGCATTTTCTTCTATTCCTAATCGTCCTCCTATCCA GGCTTCTTCGCAGAAATACTCACCTATTGGTTGGTTGGGCTATTTTGACCAAGAGGATGATATTCACATTCCAGATTCTAATGAT GTCTTTCACTTATATAAGGCAGGATCGGGTGGACCGGTTGTTTTTTGTCTGCATGGAGGCGGCTATTGTGG GCTTTCATTTGCTTTGGCTGCAAGTAAAATTAAGGAGAAAGCAAGGGTAGTAGCCATGGACCTAAGAGGACATGGAAAATCATCCACAGAAAATGAACTAGACCTATCGATAGAG ACTCTATGCGATGACGTGGTTGCTGTTTTGAATACAATGTATGGAGATACTCCTCCTGCAATTGTTCTTGTTGGCCACAG CATGGGAGGCTCAGTTGCGATTCAGGTTGCTGCGAAGAAAGCATTATCTAGCTTGAGTGGTCTGGTTGTTGTCGATGTTGTGGAG GGAACAGCCATGGCATCATTGATTCACATGCAGAAAATTCTATCAAGCAGAATGCAGTACTTTTCAACCATTGAGAAAGCA ATCGAGTGGAGTGTCAGAGGAGGTTCTTTAAGAAACATCGAGTCTGCTCGTGTATCCATCCCCGGCACATTGAAATATGATGATTCCAAAAAATG TTATATTTATCGTACACAGCTGGAAGAAACGGAGCAGCATTGGAGAGGCTG GTATGAAGGCCTTTCAGAAAAGTTTCTGTCGTGTCCTGCCCCAAAGCTCTTGCTGTTAGCTGGAACAGACAGACTGGACAG ATAG
- the LOC131315834 gene encoding uncharacterized protein LOC131315834 isoform X4, with product MDSSSNLTSLPEESFGEEDQLQHQSKETSSAASSAFSSIPNRPPIQASSQKYSPIGWLGYFDQEDDIHIPDSNDVFHLYKAGSGGPVVFCLHGGGYCGLSFALAASKIKEKARVVAMDLRGHGKSSTENELDLSIETLCDDVVAVLNTMYGDTPPAIVLVGHSMGGSVAIQVAAKKALSSLSGLVVVDVVEGTAMASLIHMQKILSSRMQYFSTIEKAIEWSVRGGSLRNIESARVSIPGTLKYDDSKKCYIYRTQLEETEQHWRGWYEGLSEKFLSCPAPKLLLLAGTDRLDRKRALLAFLTVGNYLVELESSHPFALAQDDQIDLSTCCARFLFV from the exons TCGGAGAAGAAGATCAACTCCAGCACCAATCCAAGGAGACCAGTAGTGCCGCTTCTTCTGCATTTTCTTCTATTCCTAATCGTCCTCCTATCCA GGCTTCTTCGCAGAAATACTCACCTATTGGTTGGTTGGGCTATTTTGACCAAGAGGATGATATTCACATTCCAGATTCTAATGAT GTCTTTCACTTATATAAGGCAGGATCGGGTGGACCGGTTGTTTTTTGTCTGCATGGAGGCGGCTATTGTGG GCTTTCATTTGCTTTGGCTGCAAGTAAAATTAAGGAGAAAGCAAGGGTAGTAGCCATGGACCTAAGAGGACATGGAAAATCATCCACAGAAAATGAACTAGACCTATCGATAGAG ACTCTATGCGATGACGTGGTTGCTGTTTTGAATACAATGTATGGAGATACTCCTCCTGCAATTGTTCTTGTTGGCCACAG CATGGGAGGCTCAGTTGCGATTCAGGTTGCTGCGAAGAAAGCATTATCTAGCTTGAGTGGTCTGGTTGTTGTCGATGTTGTGGAG GGAACAGCCATGGCATCATTGATTCACATGCAGAAAATTCTATCAAGCAGAATGCAGTACTTTTCAACCATTGAGAAAGCA ATCGAGTGGAGTGTCAGAGGAGGTTCTTTAAGAAACATCGAGTCTGCTCGTGTATCCATCCCCGGCACATTGAAATATGATGATTCCAAAAAATG TTATATTTATCGTACACAGCTGGAAGAAACGGAGCAGCATTGGAGAGGCTG GTATGAAGGCCTTTCAGAAAAGTTTCTGTCGTGTCCTGCCCCAAAGCTCTTGCTGTTAGCTGGAACAGACAGACTGGACAG GAAAAGGGCATTGTTAGCCTTCTTAACAGTGGGGAACTATTTGGTGGAACTGGAAAGCTCTCATCCTTTTGCACTTGCCCAAGACGACCAGATTGATTTAAGTACATGCTGTGCTAGGTTTCTGTTTGTATAG
- the LOC131315834 gene encoding uncharacterized protein LOC131315834 isoform X3: MDSSSNLTSLPEESFGEEDQLQHQSKETSSAASSAFSSIPNRPPIQASSQKYSPIGWLGYFDQEDDIHIPDSNDVFHLYKAGSGGPVVFCLHGGGYCGLSFALAASKIKEKARVVAMDLRGHGKSSTENELDLSIETLCDDVVAVLNTMYGDTPPAIVLVGHSMGGSVAIQVAAKKALSSLSGLGTAMASLIHMQKILSSRMQYFSTIEKAIEWSVRGGSLRNIESARVSIPGTLKYDDSKKCYIYRTQLEETEQHWRGWYEGLSEKFLSCPAPKLLLLAGTDRLDRPLTIGQMQGKFQMVVVRHTGHAIQEDVPDEFASLILNFISRNRIGPHGIEIPGICRPSQFQP; encoded by the exons TCGGAGAAGAAGATCAACTCCAGCACCAATCCAAGGAGACCAGTAGTGCCGCTTCTTCTGCATTTTCTTCTATTCCTAATCGTCCTCCTATCCA GGCTTCTTCGCAGAAATACTCACCTATTGGTTGGTTGGGCTATTTTGACCAAGAGGATGATATTCACATTCCAGATTCTAATGAT GTCTTTCACTTATATAAGGCAGGATCGGGTGGACCGGTTGTTTTTTGTCTGCATGGAGGCGGCTATTGTGG GCTTTCATTTGCTTTGGCTGCAAGTAAAATTAAGGAGAAAGCAAGGGTAGTAGCCATGGACCTAAGAGGACATGGAAAATCATCCACAGAAAATGAACTAGACCTATCGATAGAG ACTCTATGCGATGACGTGGTTGCTGTTTTGAATACAATGTATGGAGATACTCCTCCTGCAATTGTTCTTGTTGGCCACAG CATGGGAGGCTCAGTTGCGATTCAGGTTGCTGCGAAGAAAGCATTATCTAGCTTGAGTGGTCTG GGAACAGCCATGGCATCATTGATTCACATGCAGAAAATTCTATCAAGCAGAATGCAGTACTTTTCAACCATTGAGAAAGCA ATCGAGTGGAGTGTCAGAGGAGGTTCTTTAAGAAACATCGAGTCTGCTCGTGTATCCATCCCCGGCACATTGAAATATGATGATTCCAAAAAATG TTATATTTATCGTACACAGCTGGAAGAAACGGAGCAGCATTGGAGAGGCTG GTATGAAGGCCTTTCAGAAAAGTTTCTGTCGTGTCCTGCCCCAAAGCTCTTGCTGTTAGCTGGAACAGACAGACTGGACAG ACCTCTCACCATTGGTCAAATGCAAGGCAAGTTTCAAATGGTAGTTGTCCGGCACACTGGGCATGCTATACAG GAAGATGTACCTGATGAATTTGCAAGCCTTATACTCAACTTTATTTCTCGCAATCGGATAGGGCCACATGGCATCGAG ATACCAGGGATTTGCCGGCCATCACAGTTTCAACCCTGA
- the LOC131315834 gene encoding uncharacterized protein LOC131315834 isoform X1: MDSSSNLTSLPEESFGEEDQLQHQSKETSSAASSAFSSIPNRPPIQASSQKYSPIGWLGYFDQEDDIHIPDSNDVFHLYKAGSGGPVVFCLHGGGYCGLSFALAASKIKEKARVVAMDLRGHGKSSTENELDLSIETLCDDVVAVLNTMYGDTPPAIVLVGHSMGGSVAIQVAAKKALSSLSGLVVVDVVEGTAMASLIHMQKILSSRMQYFSTIEKAIEWSVRGGSLRNIESARVSIPGTLKYDDSKKCYIYRTQLEETEQHWRGWYEGLSEKFLSCPAPKLLLLAGTDRLDRPLTIGQMQGKFQMVVVRHTGHAIQEDVPDEFASLILNFISRNRIGPHGIEIPGICRPSQFQP, encoded by the exons TCGGAGAAGAAGATCAACTCCAGCACCAATCCAAGGAGACCAGTAGTGCCGCTTCTTCTGCATTTTCTTCTATTCCTAATCGTCCTCCTATCCA GGCTTCTTCGCAGAAATACTCACCTATTGGTTGGTTGGGCTATTTTGACCAAGAGGATGATATTCACATTCCAGATTCTAATGAT GTCTTTCACTTATATAAGGCAGGATCGGGTGGACCGGTTGTTTTTTGTCTGCATGGAGGCGGCTATTGTGG GCTTTCATTTGCTTTGGCTGCAAGTAAAATTAAGGAGAAAGCAAGGGTAGTAGCCATGGACCTAAGAGGACATGGAAAATCATCCACAGAAAATGAACTAGACCTATCGATAGAG ACTCTATGCGATGACGTGGTTGCTGTTTTGAATACAATGTATGGAGATACTCCTCCTGCAATTGTTCTTGTTGGCCACAG CATGGGAGGCTCAGTTGCGATTCAGGTTGCTGCGAAGAAAGCATTATCTAGCTTGAGTGGTCTGGTTGTTGTCGATGTTGTGGAG GGAACAGCCATGGCATCATTGATTCACATGCAGAAAATTCTATCAAGCAGAATGCAGTACTTTTCAACCATTGAGAAAGCA ATCGAGTGGAGTGTCAGAGGAGGTTCTTTAAGAAACATCGAGTCTGCTCGTGTATCCATCCCCGGCACATTGAAATATGATGATTCCAAAAAATG TTATATTTATCGTACACAGCTGGAAGAAACGGAGCAGCATTGGAGAGGCTG GTATGAAGGCCTTTCAGAAAAGTTTCTGTCGTGTCCTGCCCCAAAGCTCTTGCTGTTAGCTGGAACAGACAGACTGGACAG ACCTCTCACCATTGGTCAAATGCAAGGCAAGTTTCAAATGGTAGTTGTCCGGCACACTGGGCATGCTATACAG GAAGATGTACCTGATGAATTTGCAAGCCTTATACTCAACTTTATTTCTCGCAATCGGATAGGGCCACATGGCATCGAG ATACCAGGGATTTGCCGGCCATCACAGTTTCAACCCTGA
- the LOC131315834 gene encoding uncharacterized protein LOC131315834 isoform X5 — MDSSSNLTSLPEESFGEEDQLQHQSKETSSAASSAFSSIPNRPPIQASSQKYSPIGWLGYFDQEDDIHIPDSNDVFHLYKAGSGGPVVFCLHGGGYCGLSFALAASKIKEKARVVAMDLRGHGKSSTENELDLSIETLCDDVVAVLNTMYGDTPPAIVLVGHSMGGSVAIQVAAKKALSSLSGLVVVDVVEGTAMASLIHMQKILSSRMQYFSTIEKAIEWSVRGGSLRNIESARVSIPGTLKYDDSKKCYIYRTQLEETEQHWRGWYEGLSEKFLSCPAPKLLLLAGTDRLDSR, encoded by the exons TCGGAGAAGAAGATCAACTCCAGCACCAATCCAAGGAGACCAGTAGTGCCGCTTCTTCTGCATTTTCTTCTATTCCTAATCGTCCTCCTATCCA GGCTTCTTCGCAGAAATACTCACCTATTGGTTGGTTGGGCTATTTTGACCAAGAGGATGATATTCACATTCCAGATTCTAATGAT GTCTTTCACTTATATAAGGCAGGATCGGGTGGACCGGTTGTTTTTTGTCTGCATGGAGGCGGCTATTGTGG GCTTTCATTTGCTTTGGCTGCAAGTAAAATTAAGGAGAAAGCAAGGGTAGTAGCCATGGACCTAAGAGGACATGGAAAATCATCCACAGAAAATGAACTAGACCTATCGATAGAG ACTCTATGCGATGACGTGGTTGCTGTTTTGAATACAATGTATGGAGATACTCCTCCTGCAATTGTTCTTGTTGGCCACAG CATGGGAGGCTCAGTTGCGATTCAGGTTGCTGCGAAGAAAGCATTATCTAGCTTGAGTGGTCTGGTTGTTGTCGATGTTGTGGAG GGAACAGCCATGGCATCATTGATTCACATGCAGAAAATTCTATCAAGCAGAATGCAGTACTTTTCAACCATTGAGAAAGCA ATCGAGTGGAGTGTCAGAGGAGGTTCTTTAAGAAACATCGAGTCTGCTCGTGTATCCATCCCCGGCACATTGAAATATGATGATTCCAAAAAATG TTATATTTATCGTACACAGCTGGAAGAAACGGAGCAGCATTGGAGAGGCTG GTATGAAGGCCTTTCAGAAAAGTTTCTGTCGTGTCCTGCCCCAAAGCTCTTGCTGTTAGCTGGAACAGACAGACTGGACAG CAGATAG